One Leifsonia shinshuensis DNA window includes the following coding sequences:
- a CDS encoding SDR family NAD(P)-dependent oxidoreductase, with protein MAWDPAELPDAHDRTVVITGGNAGVGYFTAEQLAGAGVRVVLACRDPERAESAVAAIRRRVRGARVEATPLDVTDRASVDALAESLLERERVDALVLNAGMVHPPRERRTDRYGNELVLSTNVLGHFRLVARALPALERTDGARIVSLGSLASRLGSLRLDDLQLERSYTSWRAYSGSKIAAQVFGFELERRLRAAGSGVASLVVHPGYSTSGRTPGVRGVNQPSRAKRFADNLQAAWTQGKDHGAWVPVRAVLDPTLTGEGYLGPAGLTKGAPASGRATRASRSPRTGARLWPLLEAASDQEFTVR; from the coding sequence GTGGCCTGGGACCCTGCGGAGCTTCCCGACGCCCACGACCGCACGGTCGTCATCACCGGTGGCAACGCCGGCGTCGGCTACTTCACCGCCGAGCAGCTGGCCGGCGCAGGCGTCCGCGTCGTGCTCGCCTGCCGGGATCCGGAGCGTGCGGAGTCCGCCGTCGCTGCGATCCGTCGGCGGGTGCGCGGCGCCCGCGTGGAGGCCACACCCCTCGACGTGACGGACCGCGCCTCCGTCGACGCCCTCGCAGAGTCGCTGCTCGAACGCGAGCGCGTCGACGCCCTCGTCCTGAATGCCGGGATGGTGCACCCGCCGCGCGAACGCCGCACCGACCGCTACGGCAACGAGCTCGTCCTCTCCACGAACGTGCTGGGCCACTTCCGCCTCGTCGCCCGTGCCCTGCCGGCCCTGGAGCGCACCGATGGCGCCCGGATCGTCTCGCTCGGTTCGCTGGCCAGCCGGTTGGGCTCGCTCCGGCTGGACGACCTCCAGCTGGAGCGGTCGTACACCTCCTGGCGCGCCTACTCCGGTTCGAAGATCGCCGCGCAGGTGTTCGGTTTCGAACTGGAGCGCCGGCTCCGCGCTGCGGGCAGCGGGGTGGCGAGCCTGGTCGTGCATCCCGGCTACTCGACCTCCGGCCGCACGCCCGGCGTCCGCGGCGTCAACCAGCCGAGCCGCGCCAAGCGGTTCGCCGACAACCTCCAGGCGGCGTGGACGCAGGGCAAGGACCACGGCGCGTGGGTTCCGGTGCGGGCCGTCCTCGACCCCACCCTGACCGGCGAGGGCTACCTCGGGCCGGCCGGGCTCACGAAGGGCGCGCCGGCGAGCGGCCGGGCCACGCGGGCGTCACGGTCGCCGCGGACCGGGGCACGGCTGTGGCCGCTGCTGGAGGCCGCGTCGGATCAGGAGTTCACGGTCCGCTGA
- a CDS encoding organic hydroperoxide resistance protein produces the protein MDIAYTAIAHASGGGRDGHVRSEDDLIDLDTRPPRELGGSGEGTNPEQLFAAGFAACFLSAIHAVGRAGKLDTSDAAVSASVGIGANGEGGYGLAVELDVYIPRLGRETAEETMEKAHHVCPYSNATRGNVPVKLTLVD, from the coding sequence ATGGACATCGCCTACACCGCCATCGCGCACGCCTCCGGAGGCGGACGCGACGGTCACGTCCGCAGCGAGGACGACCTGATCGACCTGGACACCCGCCCGCCGCGCGAGCTCGGCGGCTCGGGCGAGGGCACGAACCCCGAGCAGCTGTTCGCCGCCGGCTTCGCGGCGTGCTTCCTGAGCGCCATCCACGCGGTGGGCCGCGCCGGCAAGCTGGACACCTCCGACGCGGCCGTCTCGGCGAGCGTCGGCATCGGCGCCAACGGCGAGGGCGGCTACGGCCTCGCGGTCGAGCTCGACGTCTACATCCCGCGTCTCGGCCGGGAGACGGCGGAGGAGACCATGGAGAAGGCGCACCACGTCTGCCCGTACTCGAACGCGACGCGGGGCAACGTCCCGGTCAAGCTGACGCTGGTCGACTGA
- a CDS encoding glycosyltransferase family 2 protein — MLEWIGVVVCLILALTGLIPVIAAAATFVVIPFHAWINHYKKAAPYLPRVAIVVPAWNEGAVIGASIDRLMALDYPKEALRIYVVDDASTDDTPVVVGSRAEQYPGNVFLLRREQGGQGKAHTLNHGIERILAEDWMEALLIMDADVIYLPDSLRRMTRHLADPEVGAVSAYIREGSRDRNYLTKFVSVEYVLSQPAARRAQNVLGAQACLAGGAQLHTRENLLAIGGRVDTSTLAEDTITTFETQLHGKKVVFEPHAHVLAEEPRAVDALWKQRLRWARGNVSVTARYSKVWFRPSRVHHLGAWTFGIVWFSLWLLPLIMVTSAIGLAGLLFLQNELAANVFRALWISAALAYLFVLILGSLTDAKTSRKELGHILLFPGIINMIVMITALFPPITLVWLPGLFGVTLSDEALFLLTLAIYIWIPFSMVVAWLARRSERTRAGRWLAPTLIYLAGYGSLLCAITFDSYLKELAGAEARWDKTEKVGRVAAN; from the coding sequence GTGCTGGAGTGGATCGGCGTCGTGGTGTGCCTGATCCTGGCGCTGACCGGGCTCATTCCGGTGATCGCGGCCGCTGCGACGTTCGTCGTCATCCCGTTCCACGCCTGGATCAACCACTACAAGAAGGCCGCGCCCTACCTCCCGCGCGTCGCCATCGTCGTGCCCGCCTGGAACGAGGGGGCCGTGATCGGGGCCTCCATCGACCGGCTCATGGCGCTCGACTATCCCAAAGAGGCGCTGCGCATCTACGTCGTGGACGACGCCAGCACCGACGACACCCCCGTCGTCGTCGGCAGCCGTGCCGAGCAGTACCCGGGCAACGTGTTCCTGCTGCGCCGCGAGCAGGGCGGCCAGGGCAAGGCGCACACGCTCAACCACGGCATCGAGCGCATCCTCGCCGAGGACTGGATGGAGGCGCTCCTCATCATGGACGCCGACGTCATCTACCTGCCCGACTCGCTGCGGCGGATGACCCGGCACCTGGCCGACCCCGAGGTCGGCGCCGTCTCCGCGTACATCCGGGAGGGCAGCCGCGACCGCAACTATCTCACCAAGTTCGTCAGCGTCGAGTACGTGCTCTCGCAGCCCGCTGCGCGGCGCGCCCAGAACGTCCTCGGCGCGCAGGCCTGCCTCGCCGGCGGTGCCCAGCTGCACACCCGCGAGAACCTGCTCGCCATCGGCGGCCGGGTGGACACCTCCACGCTCGCGGAGGACACGATCACGACGTTCGAGACGCAGCTGCACGGCAAGAAGGTCGTCTTCGAGCCGCACGCGCACGTGCTCGCCGAGGAGCCGCGCGCCGTGGACGCGCTCTGGAAGCAGCGGCTGCGCTGGGCGCGCGGCAACGTCTCCGTCACGGCGCGCTACTCGAAGGTCTGGTTCCGGCCGTCGCGCGTCCACCATCTGGGCGCGTGGACGTTCGGCATCGTCTGGTTCAGCCTGTGGCTGCTGCCGCTGATCATGGTGACCTCGGCGATCGGGCTCGCGGGGCTGCTCTTCCTGCAGAACGAGCTGGCCGCGAATGTCTTCCGCGCCCTCTGGATCTCGGCCGCGCTCGCCTACCTGTTCGTGCTCATCCTGGGCTCGCTCACCGACGCGAAGACGAGTCGCAAAGAGCTCGGCCACATCCTGCTGTTCCCCGGCATCATCAACATGATCGTGATGATCACGGCATTGTTCCCGCCGATCACGCTGGTGTGGCTGCCCGGGCTGTTCGGGGTCACGCTCAGCGACGAGGCGCTGTTCCTGCTGACCCTCGCGATCTACATCTGGATCCCGTTCTCGATGGTCGTCGCGTGGCTCGCGCGCCGCTCCGAGCGGACCCGCGCCGGGCGCTGGCTGGCTCCGACGCTGATCTACCTGGCGGGATACGGCTCCCTGCTGTGCGCGATCACGTTCGACTCCTACCTCAAGGAGCTCGCGGGCGCGGAGGCGCGCTGGGACAAGACCGAGAAGGTCGGGAGGGTCGCGGCGAACTGA
- the rhuM gene encoding virulence protein RhuM/Fic/DOC family protein, with protein MDDVEIYQSADGAVRLEVRTDGETVWLTQAQMTSLFGRDRTVIVRHIANAEREELDGIPTRAYFAQVRSEGARLVERDVEHFNLDVVLSVGYRVKSAEGVQFRRWANDVLRHYVVEGVATNEARLREIGAIVQLLGRSPDTTVAGIAEVLKRYTPGLELLDEYDRREVPPIAGETPSFRLTYDSARQVIDQVATQFPHDNLLGLERGDAFRGIIGNVEQTYLGEELYDSVQEKAAHLLYFVTKDHPLADGNKRSAAALFTWYLEQNRATADDSGHPLVSPKMLAAVTLMTAMSRPDEKESMIRLIGNLITR; from the coding sequence ATGGATGACGTCGAGATCTACCAGTCCGCGGATGGTGCTGTCCGGCTGGAGGTCAGGACGGATGGCGAAACCGTCTGGCTGACCCAGGCCCAGATGACGAGCTTGTTCGGTCGGGATAGGACCGTGATCGTCCGTCACATCGCGAACGCCGAGCGCGAGGAATTGGACGGAATTCCAACCCGTGCATATTTTGCACAGGTTCGATCCGAGGGTGCTCGACTGGTCGAACGAGACGTCGAGCATTTCAATCTCGACGTCGTCCTCTCCGTCGGCTATCGGGTGAAGTCCGCGGAGGGAGTCCAGTTCCGACGCTGGGCGAACGACGTTCTCCGGCACTACGTCGTCGAGGGCGTCGCCACGAACGAGGCCCGGCTCCGGGAGATCGGGGCGATCGTCCAATTGCTCGGGCGGTCGCCTGACACGACCGTCGCGGGCATCGCCGAAGTGCTCAAGAGATACACGCCCGGTCTCGAACTCCTCGACGAGTACGACCGACGCGAGGTGCCACCGATCGCCGGCGAAACTCCCTCGTTCCGCCTGACGTACGATTCGGCGCGCCAGGTCATCGATCAGGTCGCGACCCAGTTCCCGCACGACAACCTGCTCGGCCTCGAACGCGGCGACGCGTTCCGAGGCATCATCGGGAACGTCGAGCAGACGTACCTCGGCGAGGAGCTCTACGACAGCGTCCAGGAGAAGGCCGCCCATCTGCTCTACTTCGTGACGAAGGACCATCCGCTTGCCGACGGCAACAAACGATCCGCCGCGGCGCTGTTCACCTGGTACCTCGAACAGAACAGAGCCACAGCCGATGATTCCGGCCACCCGCTCGTCAGCCCGAAGATGCTCGCGGCCGTCACACTGATGACCGCCATGTCCCGGCCCGACGAGAAGGAGTCGATGATCCGGCTGATCGGGAACTTGATCACACGCTGA
- a CDS encoding CE1759 family FMN reductase, translated as MTSTDQRPFRVVVVNAGVSDPSSTKMLADRLALRVEAAAQREGHTVETQNLDLRELLPELSGALASGHLGPRFTAAIEALAAADGIIATAPVYKAGPSGLFSSFFQVLDNDLLIAKPVILGATAGTARHALVVDEQMRSMFAYLRTMTAPTSVFASTEDWQDNALGKRIDRAARELVVLMETGVEARIKDTSWNSYQHEYGSAGGNELGIDLGSDLMRLAAGGTLGGPARS; from the coding sequence ATGACCAGCACCGACCAGCGCCCGTTCCGGGTGGTCGTCGTCAACGCGGGCGTCAGCGACCCGTCGTCCACCAAGATGCTCGCCGACCGCCTCGCCCTCCGCGTGGAGGCCGCCGCCCAGCGCGAGGGCCACACGGTCGAAACGCAGAACCTCGACCTCCGGGAGCTACTGCCCGAACTGTCCGGCGCGCTCGCGTCCGGCCACCTCGGCCCGCGCTTCACGGCGGCGATCGAGGCGCTGGCAGCGGCCGACGGCATCATCGCGACGGCTCCGGTCTACAAGGCCGGCCCGAGCGGGCTGTTCAGCTCGTTCTTCCAGGTGCTCGACAACGACCTCCTGATCGCGAAGCCGGTGATCCTCGGCGCGACCGCGGGGACGGCCCGGCACGCGCTGGTGGTCGACGAGCAGATGCGCTCGATGTTCGCCTACCTCCGGACGATGACGGCCCCCACCTCGGTGTTCGCGTCGACGGAGGACTGGCAGGACAACGCCCTGGGCAAGCGGATCGACCGAGCGGCGCGCGAGCTGGTCGTGCTCATGGAGACCGGTGTGGAGGCCCGCATCAAGGACACGTCCTGGAACAGCTACCAGCACGAGTACGGCTCTGCCGGAGGCAACGAGCTGGGGATCGACCTGGGATCGGACCTGATGCGGCTGGCGGCCGGCGGGACGCTGGGCGGGCCGGCGCGGAGCTGA